DNA sequence from the Carnobacterium funditum DSM 5970 genome:
CAATTAACAACAGTCGGTTGTGACATAGAAACAGAGGTAACAAATCATGTTTCAGCAACGCAAATAGCCGAACAACATATAAGAGTGTTGAGGCTCAAAAAACACTACTTCAATGCCTTTTGGAACATGTTAGATACAAGTAGCAAGGAATATTACATTGACCGCTACAAGCATGATATGGACGTATCTAACAATGAATTGGACGAGCTTATCCTAGATGAAGTTAAAGAAATCGAACAAGCAATAAGGTATCAAAAGAAGCACTATGAGGGCGAAGAACCAACAAACAAGGAAAAGAAAGACTATGAAACGATGTTGGAGCTATTGGAGGCATAAAGTAATGAATAAAATAAGTAAACATAGCTTAATGAAGTGGCGAGCTAGAGCCGATAGAATGGAAGACCTAGACAAAAGGTTTTTAAAAGATCTATATACGAGCTTAAAACAGCTTACCGAAGATGAAAGAGAACTCTTAATGGAAAAGTATTACTATCCAGATGAACCAATTAATGATAAAGAAATGGCGGAGAAAACAGGCTTAACACTCATTCAATATCGAGTAAAACGGTCAAAAATAGAAGCAAAACTTACTGTAAGCAATCGCATTGCGGAACATGAGAAGCGTTACAACGTTAAATTTGAAGATAGTGGCTAGCTTAGTGCAGCGGTAACAGGTGAACGATACAAAAATACAAACTAAAAGGGGAACGATCAGATGAAAACAGAAAACAAAGCAATCATTATCAAAGGAATTGTTATTCCAGACTACAAAGAACCTAAAGGAGAAAGCTATTATAGTTTAATCGCACGACAAAGCAACGAGATTGCACATCTAAACGCTCAACGTTCGACAGCTCAAGAAGAAATAAACAAAATTGAAGAAGAAAAAACCGTATTAAACTTAAAACAAACTGGTAAAAGTGACCGTGCAGAAAGATATGAATTCAAACGCAAGAAGAAAGAACTAGAAAAACAGATAAAATCACTAGAAGAAGTTGCTTATATGGATGTTCAAAAGGATATTGATACGATTTTAAACAGTCCAGAACTAGAACTATTGGAAGACAAAGCAAAAAAAGAATACCTGAAACTCCACAAACAAGCAGAAATATATAACAAAGAGTTAGATAAAGCATATGCGAAAACTAAGAAAGATATTAACAGATTCTTAGCAGGCATAGATTCAGATAGCTATTACAGAATGGCAGCAGTAAGACACAACAGACTAAAAAACTAATAAGAGAATAGGGGAAAAACAAATGATACTAGATAAAGATAATGAGATACAACTTCAAGGGCGGTTCGTAGATAGCGTATACGAGGGAGACTATACACACAGTTTGTTATTCAGGGAAGATAAACTAGGTTGGATCTCTATGACAATCGTTAAAGAAACAGATGAGTATAAGAGTTTAAAATTTAATCAAAGATGCAAGGTGAAAGCTTTACTAACTAGCAAGGTAAATTATGTAGACGAAGAAATAAAATGTACTAACTTACTTTATTTAAAAAGTTATGAAGAAGTTTTATATCCAGTAAATAAATAAGTAGAAATAAATAAATAAGTAACAAGAATGTAGTCACACGAAGCCGCCCAGGGTCAGCGTTCAGAAATAGCAACTATCAAAGCCGGCGGGATTAGATTTTAACAAGTTTTGGATTTGTTACAAAAAGTTTTTTTGGACTTTTTAATCAGACTAGAAAAAGCAGTAAAGGAGTTGGTTCTATTGGTCTAGACCATTGTTAGACGTAATGAACAAACAGGCAAAAAGAACCAATCAATCCATGATTAAGAGGTGGCAATCGCTACTTATAGACAGTTAAAACAACTAAAAAAAGGGGATAAAAAAAACCATGGCTAATAAAACGATAATCGCAACAAAGTTAAAATTGAAAGAAAACAGGTTAAAAGAAATCAAGAAACAAATTGCTCCATTGAGTAAAGAATATACTGATCTATCTAGTGTGATTAATGAAATTGAGGACGAAAAAGAAAAGGAAGAAATGCAAAAAATATTAAATGATTTAAAAGTTAGTTTAGAAGAAAAGAAAGACGAGGAAAAGAAAGTAAATAAAGAAATTCAAGACTTGAAAGACGAGCTAGAAGATATTGAAGAAGCTGAAGAAGAAAAATCTGACAATAAAACTACTAAAGGAGATAATAAAATGAAAAAAAGTACACAACGTAGCATTAAAAGATTTGTTCAATCAAGAGGACTAGAAACAGGTACTCTTGAAACTGAAAACAAAGGCGTAGTAATTCCTAACGAAGCTATCACAGCACGCACGCAACAAGTTGACAAGTTAGACCTAACTAAGCACGTTCGCATTGTAAAAACAAATACACCAAGCGGTTCGTATGGCGTGTTAAAGAAGTCTAACCAAAAATTAACAGCAGTAACGGAACTAGCAACTAAAGAACTACCAACGCCCGAAATTATTAATATGGAATACGATATTAAAACATATAGAGGGCAAGTACCCGTATCAATGGAAATGGTAGAAGACGCTGATTTTGATGTTACTGAATTATTAACGGAACATTTGAATGAGTTAGATATTAACACAAAAAATAGTGAGATTATTGCTAAGATGAAAACAGCACCTAAAAAGGCTGTTACTGGTTTGGCAGGTATCAAAGAAATGCTTAATAAAGATGTTTCTACCATGTATAATGCAAAAGCTTATGTATCAACTTCTCTATTTGAT
Encoded proteins:
- a CDS encoding phage major capsid protein produces the protein MANKTIIATKLKLKENRLKEIKKQIAPLSKEYTDLSSVINEIEDEKEKEEMQKILNDLKVSLEEKKDEEKKVNKEIQDLKDELEDIEEAEEEKSDNKTTKGDNKMKKSTQRSIKRFVQSRGLETGTLETENKGVVIPNEAITARTQQVDKLDLTKHVRIVKTNTPSGSYGVLKKSNQKLTAVTELATKELPTPEIINMEYDIKTYRGQVPVSMEMVEDADFDVTELLTEHLNELDINTKNSEIIAKMKTAPKKAVTGLAGIKEMLNKDVSTMYNAKAYVSTSLFDELDLLKDTSGRFLLQDDITVKTGKRVNGKEVVVIPDEQIGVSSGDLVGFFGDLHEFVTLFDRKKDVVQWVDNFVHGQVLNGSVRFDTQAADTEAGFYVTYTAAV